A region of Burkholderiales bacterium JOSHI_001 DNA encodes the following proteins:
- a CDS encoding glutamine synthetase adenylyltransferase (PFAM: GlnD PII-uridylyltransferase; Glutamate-ammonia ligase adenylyltransferase) → MASEPFTNLDNPLAVDMASADHSRFVQRVRRRYAVDLPLLAAGLPSVDSITALVQRLRADGRTLTSALRVARQVVLERLAVLDVEQACPLEHVTHAMTALAEATLELALAQARADEDERSGPPRNDEGGDIDFWIIGMGKLGARELNVSSDIDLIYVYEDEGHTTGRDGAGSQAVSAHEYFARVAKRLYTLIGDTTEDGFVFRVDLALRPNGNSGPPVVSLQMLEEYFLVQGREWERFAWLKSRVIAPRASVASGRPLPLRSLVTAFVYRRYLDYGVFEGLRQLHRKIREEAQRRAAGRPERANDVKLSRGGIREIEFIVQLLQVVRGGHFPEIRTRSTLSGLQRLVARSLMKPEAAKGLAEAYTFLRRLEHRIQYLDDQQTHVLPSADGDLGWIARSMGLACTADACELLDRLGELREFVANEFDALLHDGRAPTPVPGGAPEGCRSCGQGPLPLDAEALLEKLPADLAERVRRLAQQPRVQGLREESKLRLGRLVLRAAACVRDEHCAPDAALRFIDWLDPLLRRESYLALLVERPEVMQRLLRLLGLARWPMQYLMRHPGVIDELADARLLNERFGRAKYIGDLDARHDAWVRAGEADEGSLLDTLRHAHHAEVFGTLVRDVEGLLSVEQVADDLSALADATLECTLRWAWARLKARHRDEPQFAVIAYGKLGGKELGYGSDLDVVFLYDDTGEADEYRAQEVYGHFVRKIITWLTLRTAAGELFDIDTALRPNGNSGLLVTSISSFEKYQAGRGGNTAWTWEHQALTRARFCAGTAAIGERFDAVRRQVLAAPRDATALAAEVQTMRERVRKARPVPADKFDVKHSPGGMMDAEFAVQQLVLTHSADHPALLDNVGNIALMQRAEEAGLLPAGVGRAAGDAYRELRRAQHRARLDEQPTQFAPESLARERDAVLALWNAVFG, encoded by the coding sequence ATGGCTTCCGAGCCCTTTACCAATCTTGACAACCCGCTGGCCGTCGACATGGCCAGCGCCGACCACAGCCGCTTCGTGCAGCGGGTGCGCCGCCGCTATGCGGTCGATCTGCCGCTGCTGGCCGCGGGCTTGCCCTCGGTGGACAGCATCACCGCGCTGGTGCAGCGCCTGCGGGCCGACGGCCGCACGCTGACGTCGGCCCTGCGGGTGGCGCGGCAGGTGGTGCTGGAGCGCCTGGCCGTGCTGGACGTGGAGCAGGCCTGCCCGCTGGAACACGTCACCCACGCCATGACCGCGCTGGCCGAGGCCACGCTGGAGCTGGCCCTGGCCCAGGCCCGCGCTGACGAGGACGAACGCAGCGGCCCACCACGCAACGACGAAGGCGGCGACATCGACTTCTGGATCATCGGCATGGGCAAGCTCGGCGCGCGCGAGCTGAACGTGTCGTCCGACATCGACCTGATCTACGTCTACGAAGACGAAGGCCACACCACCGGCCGCGACGGTGCCGGCAGCCAGGCGGTGAGCGCCCACGAGTACTTCGCCCGCGTGGCCAAGCGCCTGTACACCCTGATCGGCGACACCACCGAAGATGGTTTTGTCTTCCGCGTGGACCTGGCGCTGCGCCCCAACGGCAATTCGGGCCCGCCCGTGGTCAGCCTGCAAATGCTGGAGGAATACTTCCTGGTGCAGGGCCGCGAGTGGGAGCGCTTTGCCTGGCTGAAAAGCCGCGTCATCGCCCCGCGCGCCAGCGTGGCCAGTGGCCGGCCGCTGCCGCTGCGCAGCCTGGTCACCGCCTTCGTCTACCGCCGCTACCTGGACTACGGCGTGTTCGAGGGCCTGCGCCAGCTGCACCGCAAGATCCGCGAAGAAGCCCAGCGCCGCGCCGCCGGCCGGCCCGAACGCGCCAACGACGTGAAGCTGTCGCGCGGCGGCATCCGCGAGATCGAGTTCATCGTGCAACTGCTGCAGGTGGTGCGCGGCGGGCATTTCCCTGAAATTCGCACCCGCAGCACCTTGTCCGGCCTGCAGCGCCTGGTGGCGCGCAGCCTGATGAAGCCCGAGGCCGCCAAGGGCCTGGCCGAGGCCTACACCTTCCTGCGCCGGCTGGAGCACCGCATCCAGTACCTGGACGACCAGCAGACCCATGTGCTGCCCAGCGCCGACGGCGACCTGGGCTGGATTGCCCGCAGCATGGGCCTGGCCTGCACCGCCGACGCCTGCGAACTGCTGGACCGCCTGGGCGAGCTGCGCGAGTTCGTGGCCAATGAATTCGACGCCCTGCTGCACGACGGCCGCGCGCCCACGCCGGTGCCCGGCGGCGCGCCGGAGGGCTGCCGCAGCTGCGGCCAGGGCCCGCTGCCGCTGGACGCCGAGGCGCTGCTGGAAAAACTGCCTGCCGACCTGGCGGAGCGCGTGCGCCGCCTGGCCCAGCAGCCCCGGGTGCAAGGCCTGCGCGAAGAAAGCAAGCTGCGCCTGGGCCGGCTGGTGCTGCGCGCCGCGGCTTGCGTGCGCGACGAGCACTGCGCGCCCGACGCGGCGCTGCGCTTCATCGACTGGCTGGACCCGCTGCTGCGTCGCGAAAGCTACCTGGCCCTGCTGGTGGAGCGCCCGGAAGTCATGCAGCGCCTGCTGCGCCTGCTGGGCCTGGCGCGCTGGCCCATGCAGTACCTGATGCGCCACCCCGGCGTCATCGACGAACTGGCCGACGCCCGGCTGCTGAACGAGCGCTTCGGCCGTGCCAAGTACATCGGCGACCTGGACGCCCGCCACGACGCCTGGGTGCGCGCCGGTGAAGCCGACGAAGGCTCGCTGCTGGACACGCTGCGCCACGCCCACCACGCCGAAGTCTTCGGCACCCTGGTGCGCGACGTGGAAGGCCTGCTCAGCGTGGAACAGGTGGCCGACGACCTGTCGGCGCTGGCCGACGCCACGCTGGAATGCACCCTGCGCTGGGCCTGGGCGCGCCTGAAAGCCCGCCACCGCGACGAGCCGCAGTTCGCGGTCATCGCCTACGGCAAGCTGGGCGGCAAGGAACTGGGCTACGGCAGCGACCTGGACGTGGTCTTCCTGTACGACGACACCGGCGAAGCCGACGAGTACCGCGCGCAGGAGGTCTATGGCCACTTCGTGCGCAAGATCATCACCTGGCTGACGCTGCGCACCGCGGCGGGCGAGTTGTTCGACATCGACACCGCGCTGCGCCCCAACGGCAATTCGGGTCTGCTGGTCACGTCCATCTCGTCGTTCGAGAAGTACCAGGCCGGCCGAGGCGGCAACACCGCCTGGACCTGGGAACACCAGGCGCTGACGCGAGCGCGCTTCTGCGCCGGCACAGCCGCAATAGGCGAACGCTTCGACGCCGTGCGGCGCCAGGTGCTGGCCGCCCCGCGCGACGCCACCGCGCTGGCCGCCGAGGTGCAGACCATGCGCGAGCGGGTGCGCAAGGCGCGGCCGGTGCCGGCCGACAAATTCGACGTCAAGCACAGCCCCGGCGGCATGATGGACGCCGAGTTCGCGGTGCAGCAGCTGGTGCTGACCCACAGCGCCGACCACCCGGCGCTGCTGGACAACGTGGGCAACATCGCGCTGATGCAGCGCGCCGAAGAAGCCGGCCTGCTGCCCGCCGGCGTGGGCCGCGCGGCAGGGGACGCCTACCGCGAACTGCGCCGCGCCCAGCACCGGGCACGCCTGGACGAGCAGCCCACGCAATTCGCGCCGGAAAGCCTGGCACGCGAACGCGACGCGGTGCTGGCCTTGTGGAACGCAGTGTTCGGCTGA
- a CDS encoding Rhomboid family (PFAM: Rhomboid family), protein MERSVRLNAWLALAALLAAGALVASALPRQALDWQPQLALSQPWRLITAAWVHWSPLHLLANVLGCAAVAAWGWRAHCDRHDALAWAAAWPLSHLVLLAQPQLLHYGGLSGVLHAGVVVAAVRLLFDGPAWPRAIALAVIGGLGLKVVLEAPWQGPLRQVPGWDIAIAPLAHIGGAAAGLLCALLLHGVLLPMRRHPPRA, encoded by the coding sequence GTGGAACGCAGTGTTCGGCTGAACGCCTGGCTGGCGTTGGCCGCGCTGCTGGCGGCCGGCGCGCTGGTGGCCAGCGCCCTGCCGCGCCAGGCCCTGGACTGGCAACCACAGCTGGCGCTGTCCCAGCCCTGGCGCCTGATCACCGCGGCCTGGGTGCACTGGAGCCCGCTGCACCTGCTGGCCAATGTGCTGGGCTGTGCCGCGGTGGCCGCTTGGGGCTGGCGGGCCCACTGTGACCGCCACGATGCCCTGGCCTGGGCCGCCGCCTGGCCGCTGTCGCACCTGGTGCTGCTGGCCCAACCGCAGTTGCTGCACTACGGCGGGCTGTCCGGCGTGTTGCATGCGGGCGTGGTGGTGGCGGCGGTGCGGCTGCTGTTCGACGGCCCGGCCTGGCCGCGCGCCATCGCGCTGGCCGTCATTGGCGGCCTGGGCCTGAAGGTGGTGCTGGAAGCCCCCTGGCAAGGCCCGCTGCGGCAGGTGCCTGGCTGGGACATCGCCATCGCGCCATTGGCGCACATCGGCGGCGCGGCGGCCGGCCTGCTGTGCGCCCTGCTGCTGCATGGGGTGTTGCTCCCGATGCGCCGACATCCGCCGCGCGCCTAG
- a CDS encoding DMT(drug/metabolite transporter) superfamily permease (PFAM: EamA-like transporter family), with protein sequence MSDRKTHLDGLAVASLLLCCALWGLGQVATKLTLAEVPPLAQAAFRSLGAAVLVALYARWRGIALTQHDGTLRGGLLAGTLFAAEFACIFIGLQFTSASRMVVFIYLAPFIVALGMPLVARTERPTGLQLAGLLVAFSGVAWAFAEGFVAPRAGQRQWLGDALGVAAAVLWASTTLTIRATRLSSAAPEKTLLYQLLVSGLALGLASLLVGEKPTLQVGVGTAWLLFFQTVVVCFASYLLWFWLVRHYPATSVSSFTLLTPIFGLFAGVLLLNEPLTLRLGAAAGAVALGIALVNRPRPAALSPARQVPAPKAS encoded by the coding sequence ATGTCAGACCGAAAGACACACCTGGACGGCCTGGCCGTCGCCTCGCTGCTGCTGTGCTGCGCCCTCTGGGGCCTGGGCCAGGTGGCCACCAAGCTCACGCTGGCCGAGGTGCCGCCGCTGGCGCAGGCCGCTTTCCGTTCGCTGGGCGCGGCGGTGCTGGTGGCGCTGTATGCCCGCTGGCGCGGCATTGCACTCACCCAGCACGACGGCACGCTGCGCGGCGGCCTGCTGGCCGGGACGCTGTTCGCGGCCGAGTTCGCCTGCATCTTCATCGGGCTGCAGTTCACGTCGGCCTCGCGCATGGTGGTGTTCATCTACCTGGCGCCCTTCATCGTGGCGCTGGGCATGCCGCTGGTGGCGCGCACCGAGCGGCCCACCGGGCTGCAACTGGCCGGCCTGCTGGTGGCGTTTTCCGGCGTGGCCTGGGCCTTTGCCGAAGGCTTTGTGGCGCCGCGCGCGGGCCAGCGCCAGTGGCTGGGCGACGCCCTGGGCGTGGCCGCCGCCGTGCTGTGGGCGTCCACCACATTGACCATCCGCGCCACCCGGCTGTCCAGCGCGGCGCCCGAGAAGACGCTGCTGTACCAGCTGCTGGTGTCCGGCCTGGCGCTGGGGCTGGCGTCCCTGCTGGTGGGCGAGAAGCCCACGCTGCAGGTGGGCGTGGGCACGGCCTGGCTGCTGTTCTTCCAGACCGTGGTGGTGTGCTTCGCCAGCTACCTGCTGTGGTTCTGGCTGGTGCGCCACTACCCGGCCACCAGCGTGTCGTCCTTCACCCTGCTGACGCCCATCTTCGGCCTGTTCGCCGGGGTGCTGCTGCTGAACGAGCCGCTCACGCTGCGCCTGGGCGCGGCCGCTGGCGCGGTGGCGCTGGGCATCGCGCTGGTGAACCGGCCGAGGCCCGCAGCGCTGTCACCCGCGCGGCAGGTGCCGGCGCCGAAGGCCTCCTAG
- a CDS encoding glutathione S-transferase: protein MITLCGFAVSNYYNKVKLALLEKGIPFQEELVMTGQTAEPILAASPLGKVPFIRTEQGALCESQVIVDYLEAKYPQTPLLPADPFAAAKVRELCTFIDLHLELVGRELYGQAFFGGTASDGTKERVKKQLARNLPAFKRLARFAPYVAGDSFTLADCSAYVSLPLLALATKLVLGEDALAAHGIDWKAYSALVGERPSAQKVNADRKASQAQFAAAQAKK, encoded by the coding sequence ATGATCACCCTGTGCGGCTTTGCGGTTTCCAACTACTACAACAAGGTCAAGCTGGCGCTGCTGGAAAAGGGCATCCCCTTCCAGGAAGAACTGGTCATGACCGGCCAGACCGCCGAGCCCATCCTGGCCGCGTCGCCGCTGGGCAAGGTGCCCTTCATCCGCACCGAGCAGGGCGCGCTGTGCGAAAGCCAGGTGATCGTCGACTACCTGGAGGCGAAATATCCCCAGACGCCACTGCTGCCGGCCGACCCCTTCGCCGCCGCCAAGGTGCGCGAGCTGTGCACCTTCATCGACCTGCACCTGGAACTGGTGGGGCGGGAGCTGTACGGGCAGGCCTTCTTCGGCGGCACCGCCAGCGATGGCACCAAGGAACGCGTGAAGAAGCAACTGGCGCGCAACCTGCCGGCCTTCAAGCGCCTGGCCCGCTTTGCGCCCTATGTGGCGGGTGACAGCTTCACGCTGGCCGACTGCTCGGCCTATGTCAGCCTGCCGCTGCTGGCCCTGGCCACCAAGCTGGTGCTGGGCGAAGACGCGCTGGCCGCGCACGGCATCGACTGGAAGGCCTACAGCGCCCTGGTGGGCGAACGCCCCAGCGCGCAGAAGGTCAATGCCGACCGCAAGGCCTCGCAAGCCCAGTTCGCTGCCGCGCAGGCCAAGAAGTAG
- a CDS encoding glutathione peroxidase (PFAM: Glutathione peroxidase) encodes MNPRFPLAWLAAAALSAAPAFAADACPALLKQSQPRLQDEKPVNLCDYSGRVLLVVNTASFCGFTPQYKALEALHAKYQSRGLSVLGFPSNDFGQQEPGSNKDIADFCENTFGVKFPMFAKSSVAPGHGAAVNPLFAQLAQATGQVPKWNFHKYLVDRRGTVVASWPSKIDPQDPKSISEIEKLLDAK; translated from the coding sequence ATGAACCCCCGATTCCCACTGGCCTGGCTGGCTGCCGCCGCCCTGTCGGCTGCCCCCGCCTTCGCGGCCGACGCCTGCCCGGCGCTGCTGAAGCAAAGCCAGCCCCGGCTGCAGGACGAGAAGCCGGTGAACCTGTGCGACTACAGCGGGCGCGTGCTGCTGGTGGTGAACACCGCCAGCTTCTGCGGCTTCACCCCGCAATACAAGGCGCTGGAGGCGCTGCACGCCAAGTACCAGTCGCGCGGCCTGTCGGTGCTGGGCTTCCCGTCCAACGACTTCGGCCAGCAGGAGCCCGGCAGCAACAAGGACATTGCCGATTTCTGCGAAAACACCTTCGGCGTCAAGTTCCCGATGTTCGCCAAGTCCAGCGTGGCCCCCGGCCACGGCGCGGCGGTGAACCCCTTGTTTGCCCAGTTGGCCCAGGCCACTGGCCAGGTGCCGAAATGGAATTTCCACAAGTACCTGGTGGACCGCCGCGGCACCGTGGTGGCCAGCTGGCCGTCCAAGATCGACCCACAAGACCCCAAGTCCATCTCGGAGATTGAAAAACTACTGGATGCGAAATGA
- a CDS encoding putative NAD/FAD-binding protein (PFAM: Flavin containing amine oxidoreductase), translating into MRTDGPRVAVVGSGIAGLGAARALAAQARVTLFEAGTHFGGHAHTVDLSLDGIRHGVDTGFLVFNDHTYPNLIRLFAELGVDTAPSEMSFSVQASGLEWSGTSLDSVFAQRANLLRPSFWGMLADLLRFNRLATALAEGGQDVALQQPIGDFLQAQRFGDGFRDNYLLPMVACIWSCPTEQMLRFPMATLIRFCHNHGLLRVSNRPQWRTVVGGSQHYVQRLLAHIDDKRLATPVRRVRRVPPGSGSAGVWLDTDAGAERFDEVVLACHSDQALALLQEPDAEEAALLGAMAYHANRAVLHTDASLLPQRRKAWAAWNYERAADTRTEQGAVCLHYLINRLQPLPWQRPVIVSLNPVREPDPTQVHADIAWQHPVFDQAAIAAQQRLPQVQGRGHVWFCGAWTRYGFHEDGLASGLAVAQALQSRWQAGPGAAAQAA; encoded by the coding sequence ATGAGGACCGACGGTCCCCGCGTGGCCGTGGTGGGCTCCGGCATCGCCGGCCTGGGCGCGGCGCGGGCGCTGGCGGCGCAGGCGCGGGTCACGCTGTTCGAGGCCGGCACGCACTTCGGCGGCCACGCCCACACCGTCGATCTGAGCTTGGACGGCATCCGCCACGGCGTGGACACCGGTTTCCTGGTCTTCAACGACCACACCTACCCGAACCTGATCCGGCTGTTTGCCGAACTGGGCGTGGACACCGCCCCGTCGGAGATGTCCTTCTCGGTGCAGGCCAGTGGCCTGGAATGGAGCGGCACCAGCCTGGACAGCGTGTTCGCCCAGCGCGCCAACCTGCTGCGCCCGTCCTTCTGGGGCATGCTGGCCGACCTGCTGCGCTTCAACCGCCTGGCCACCGCGCTGGCTGAAGGCGGCCAGGACGTCGCGCTGCAGCAGCCCATCGGCGACTTCCTGCAGGCGCAGCGCTTCGGCGATGGCTTTCGAGACAACTACCTGCTGCCCATGGTGGCCTGCATCTGGAGCTGCCCCACCGAGCAGATGCTGCGCTTTCCCATGGCCACGCTCATCCGCTTCTGCCACAACCACGGCCTGCTGCGCGTCAGCAACCGGCCGCAGTGGCGCACCGTGGTGGGTGGCTCCCAGCACTATGTGCAGCGCCTGCTGGCGCACATCGATGACAAGCGCCTGGCCACGCCGGTCCGGCGCGTGCGCCGCGTACCGCCGGGCAGCGGCAGCGCCGGGGTGTGGCTGGACACCGATGCGGGCGCCGAACGCTTCGACGAGGTGGTGCTGGCCTGCCACAGCGACCAGGCCCTGGCCTTGCTGCAGGAACCCGACGCCGAAGAAGCGGCGCTGCTGGGCGCGATGGCCTACCACGCCAACCGCGCCGTGCTGCACACCGACGCGTCGCTGCTGCCGCAGCGGCGCAAGGCCTGGGCGGCCTGGAACTACGAACGCGCCGCCGACACCCGCACCGAACAGGGTGCGGTGTGCCTGCACTACCTGATCAACCGGCTGCAGCCCCTGCCCTGGCAGCGGCCGGTCATCGTGTCGCTGAACCCGGTGCGCGAACCCGACCCGACCCAGGTGCATGCCGACATCGCCTGGCAGCATCCGGTGTTTGACCAGGCTGCCATCGCCGCACAGCAGCGGCTGCCGCAGGTCCAGGGCCGTGGCCATGTGTGGTTCTGCGGCGCCTGGACACGCTACGGCTTCCACGAGGACGGCCTGGCTTCTGGCCTGGCGGTGGCCCAGGCCCTGCAAAGCCGCTGGCAGGCCGGACCCGGCGCCGCGGCCCAAGCTGCCTGA
- a CDS encoding hypothetical protein (PFAM: Protein of unknown function (DUF1365)): MAVDSPLSQARLGLGEVRHTRLRPVHHAFAYPIWFVLLPLRSLRRAPAMALPRNRRGWVSFHDADHGDGGPDCLAWVEQLLQAHGVNDADGEVWLHTFPRVLGFVFKPVSFWYCHRADGSLAAVLAEVNNTFGERHCYLLDGPGLGFGHEMAARKVFHVSPFCSVQGSYRFRFMRTDLGQDSGRTVVRIDHHDEAGALLHTSVSGYLSPLTAPALRQAFWRMPLLTLGVVARIHWQALQLTLQRVPFFRKPRPPVDLVTR, encoded by the coding sequence ATGGCCGTCGACTCCCCTCTGAGCCAAGCCCGTCTGGGCCTGGGCGAAGTGCGCCACACCCGGCTGCGCCCGGTGCACCACGCCTTTGCCTACCCCATCTGGTTCGTGCTGCTGCCGCTGCGCAGCCTGCGCCGCGCGCCCGCGATGGCGCTGCCGCGCAACCGCCGTGGCTGGGTGAGCTTTCACGACGCCGACCACGGTGACGGCGGCCCCGACTGCCTGGCCTGGGTGGAGCAGTTGCTGCAGGCCCACGGCGTGAACGACGCCGACGGCGAGGTCTGGCTGCACACCTTCCCGCGCGTGCTGGGTTTCGTGTTCAAGCCGGTCAGCTTCTGGTACTGCCACCGCGCCGATGGCTCGCTGGCGGCCGTGCTGGCCGAGGTGAACAACACCTTTGGTGAACGCCACTGCTACCTGCTGGACGGGCCCGGCCTGGGCTTCGGCCACGAGATGGCGGCGCGCAAGGTGTTCCACGTGTCGCCGTTCTGCAGCGTGCAGGGGAGCTACCGCTTCCGCTTCATGCGCACCGACCTGGGCCAGGACAGCGGCCGCACCGTGGTGCGCATCGACCACCACGACGAGGCTGGCGCCCTGCTGCACACCAGCGTCAGCGGCTACCTGTCGCCGCTGACCGCGCCCGCCCTGCGCCAGGCCTTCTGGCGCATGCCCCTGCTCACGCTGGGCGTGGTGGCGCGCATCCACTGGCAGGCGCTGCAACTCACGCTGCAGCGCGTGCCCTTCTTCCGCAAGCCGCGGCCACCGGTGGACCTGGTGACGCGCTGA
- a CDS encoding methyltransferase, cyclopropane fatty acid synthase (PFAM: Cyclopropane-fatty-acyl-phospholipid synthase), which yields MPSSKTWSLPLQSPPAALKLPAGTPHAARLVLGLLKRLRSGHLEVQLPDGSTQHFGPGCAGQPRAQLQLSNWKLFGAALKSGDIGLAETHVAGDWSSPDTVALLRLFIANREALEELVYGRWWGRALHRVRHLLNRNSRSGSRRNIHAHYDLGNNFYRLWLDDTWAYSSAWFNGDFAQPMVQAQQAKMRRALAQCNLRPGQRLLEIGCGWGALAECAARDFGAQVMGVTLSTEQLALARQRMADAGLADRVDLRLCDYRDIEKTEGQAGFDAIVSIEMFEAVGREYWPGFFRSLREQLQPGGRACLQSITIRDDLFDRYVQGTDFIQQYIFPGGLLPSRSEFRAEAQRAGLRVVDELAFGPDYAETLRRWRLAFHAQDAQVRALGFDERFMRLWDFYLAYCEAAFDSGCTDVVQFTLEHA from the coding sequence ATGCCCTCGTCCAAGACCTGGTCCCTGCCCCTGCAGTCACCGCCTGCGGCGCTGAAGCTGCCGGCCGGCACACCCCACGCCGCGCGCCTGGTGCTGGGCCTGTTGAAGCGCCTGCGCAGTGGGCACCTGGAAGTGCAACTGCCTGACGGCAGCACGCAGCACTTCGGCCCGGGCTGCGCGGGACAACCGCGCGCGCAACTGCAACTGTCCAACTGGAAGCTGTTCGGTGCCGCATTGAAATCCGGCGACATCGGCCTGGCCGAAACCCATGTGGCCGGCGACTGGAGCAGCCCGGACACCGTGGCCCTGCTGCGCCTGTTCATCGCCAACCGCGAAGCGCTGGAAGAACTGGTGTACGGCCGCTGGTGGGGCCGCGCGCTGCACCGGGTGCGCCACCTGCTGAACCGCAACTCGCGCAGCGGCAGCCGCCGCAACATCCACGCCCACTACGACCTGGGCAACAACTTCTACCGCCTGTGGCTGGACGACACCTGGGCCTATTCCAGCGCCTGGTTCAACGGCGACTTCGCCCAGCCCATGGTCCAGGCCCAGCAGGCCAAGATGCGGCGCGCGCTGGCGCAGTGCAACCTGCGCCCGGGCCAGCGCCTGCTGGAAATCGGCTGCGGCTGGGGCGCGCTGGCCGAATGCGCGGCGCGCGATTTCGGCGCCCAGGTGATGGGCGTGACACTGTCCACCGAACAGTTGGCGCTGGCCCGCCAGCGCATGGCCGACGCCGGCCTGGCCGACAGGGTGGACCTGCGGCTGTGCGACTACCGCGACATCGAAAAAACCGAAGGCCAGGCCGGCTTCGACGCCATCGTGTCGATCGAGATGTTCGAAGCCGTGGGCCGCGAGTACTGGCCCGGCTTCTTCCGCAGCCTGCGTGAGCAGCTCCAACCCGGCGGCCGGGCCTGCCTGCAAAGCATCACCATCCGCGACGACCTGTTCGACCGCTACGTGCAGGGCACCGACTTCATCCAGCAGTACATCTTTCCTGGCGGCCTGCTGCCCAGCCGCAGCGAGTTCCGCGCCGAAGCGCAGCGCGCCGGCCTGCGCGTGGTGGACGAACTGGCCTTCGGGCCGGACTACGCCGAAACGCTGCGGCGCTGGCGCCTTGCTTTCCACGCCCAGGACGCGCAGGTGCGCGCGCTGGGCTTCGACGAGCGCTTCATGCGGCTGTGGGATTTCTACCTGGCGTATTGCGAAGCGGCTTTCGACAGCGGCTGCACCGACGTCGTGCAGTTCACCCTGGAACACGCATGA
- a CDS encoding Na+/melibiose symporter-like transporter, whose translation MTGVVVPFPVPAPRPTPVPQEVAAPTAPAFTHRDGLRYGALAAPLAFAALPLYVNLPAHHAREFGLPLAALGALLLAVRAADALVDPWLGRWADRWLSHSRTRSLQAATAGALTLAGGFVALFLPPWREGAALWAWTAASLALTCFGYSLLGVLHQAWGTRLGGDAGQRARVAGWREGLALAGVLAASVLVSAAGPGLAAAVLAIALVLALALLARAPLPAARPLASSLPWQAPWRDAAFRGLLGVYLVNGLASAVPATLVLFFIRDRLQAPALEPLFLGLYFAAAALAVPLWLRAVARWGLVRSWALGMALSVTAFAWAAALGAGDTVGFALVCAASGLALGADLTVPAALLTGVVQRAGHAGTGDGSYSGWWTLATKLNLALAAGLALPALQALGYRPGANDPTALQALTLAYCAGPCVLKLAAGALLWRWARHHGERNP comes from the coding sequence ATGACTGGCGTGGTGGTGCCCTTTCCCGTTCCGGCCCCGCGCCCGACACCCGTGCCCCAGGAAGTCGCTGCGCCAACGGCCCCGGCCTTCACCCACCGGGACGGCCTGCGCTACGGCGCCCTGGCCGCGCCGCTGGCCTTTGCCGCGCTGCCGCTGTACGTGAACCTGCCGGCCCACCATGCACGTGAATTCGGCCTGCCGTTGGCCGCGTTGGGGGCCTTGCTGCTGGCGGTGCGCGCCGCCGACGCCCTGGTGGACCCCTGGCTGGGCCGGTGGGCCGACCGCTGGTTGTCGCATTCCCGCACCCGCAGCTTGCAGGCCGCCACCGCCGGCGCGCTGACGCTGGCAGGGGGTTTTGTCGCGCTGTTCCTGCCGCCCTGGCGCGAAGGTGCGGCCCTGTGGGCCTGGACGGCCGCCTCGCTGGCCCTGACCTGTTTCGGCTACAGCCTGCTGGGCGTGCTGCACCAGGCCTGGGGCACGCGCCTGGGCGGAGACGCCGGCCAACGTGCCCGCGTGGCGGGCTGGCGCGAGGGCCTGGCCCTGGCCGGGGTGCTGGCCGCCAGTGTGCTGGTCAGCGCCGCCGGGCCGGGGCTGGCGGCGGCGGTGCTGGCCATCGCCCTGGTGCTGGCGCTGGCCCTGCTGGCCCGCGCGCCCCTGCCCGCCGCCCGGCCGCTGGCCAGCAGCCTGCCCTGGCAGGCGCCATGGCGCGACGCGGCCTTCCGCGGGCTGCTGGGCGTGTACCTGGTCAATGGCCTGGCCAGCGCGGTGCCGGCCACGCTGGTGCTGTTCTTCATCCGCGACCGGCTGCAGGCGCCTGCCCTGGAGCCGCTGTTCCTGGGCCTGTACTTCGCCGCCGCCGCCCTGGCCGTGCCCCTGTGGCTGCGTGCCGTGGCGCGCTGGGGCCTGGTGCGCAGCTGGGCCCTGGGCATGGCCTTGTCGGTGACCGCCTTTGCGTGGGCCGCAGCCCTGGGCGCAGGCGACACCGTGGGCTTTGCGCTGGTGTGCGCCGCCAGCGGCCTGGCCCTGGGCGCCGACCTCACCGTGCCCGCCGCGCTGTTGACCGGCGTGGTGCAGCGTGCCGGCCACGCCGGCACCGGCGACGGCAGCTACAGCGGCTGGTGGACCCTGGCCACCAAGCTGAACCTGGCGCTGGCCGCCGGCCTGGCGTTGCCGGCCCTGCAGGCCCTGGGCTACCGGCCTGGCGCCAACGACCCCACGGCCCTGCAAGCCCTCACCCTGGCCTACTGCGCCGGCCCTTGTGTCTTGAAGCTGGCCGCCGGGGCGCTGCTGTGGCGCTGGGCCCGGCACCACGGAGAAAGAAACCCATGA